CTCTAACGCCTTAGCTATTTTCTTTTTACCTAACCATTTTACCTTGGTAATACCTTCCTTTTTTTGAGGTTTAAGTTCGCCCGTAAAGCTAGTTTTCATTTCAAACCAATACGTGATTTTTATTTTGTATCGACCATTTCTTTTAAAAATATGATACGTGGTTTCCAGCGGTCTCACAATTTCTAAACCTTCTACTTTGGTCTCTTCTTCAACTTCACGAATTGCCGTTTCCTCAATGGTTTCGTTGCCTTCCGCCTTTCCTTTAGGTAAATCCCATTTATCATTTCTAAAAATAAACAGCACTTTTCCTTCATCATTATACACCTTTCCACCACCAGCAATTACATTGGGTAACTTCTTTAAAAACTTAGAAAGCAGCTTACTTTCATTTTTATGTGTAAGCCTTACTTCTTGTAAATTGGTTCTGTTCAACTTCCGTATGGCGCGATACAAACCTACTC
The window above is part of the Algibacter sp. L3A6 genome. Proteins encoded here:
- a CDS encoding NUDIX hydrolase, with the protein product MHKIFVNNKPITLTTNTEKGEGYKTYKLKRVGLYRAIRKLNRTNLQEVRLTHKNESKLLSKFLKKLPNVIAGGGKVYNDEGKVLFIFRNDKWDLPKGKAEGNETIEETAIREVEEETKVEGLEIVRPLETTYHIFKRNGRYKIKITYWFEMKTSFTGELKPQKKEGITKVKWLGKKKIAKALENSYANIKLLF